Genomic window (Polaromonas sp. JS666):
GCTTCGACATCCTGGGCGCCGGGGCGGGCAGCCTGGGCGTCGTGGCCCTGCTGTTCGTGCTGTCGCCGGCGGACACCCTGAAGCTGATCGGGGCCTTGGGATGGGCCGCCGCGGCGGTGGCGTGGCTCGAATGCCGGGGTCCCAGGCACTGGCGGCCGGCGGCCCTGCTGATGGTCATGGCCAACCTGCCCTTGCTGTTGCCGCCAGCCTGGGTGGCACCCGTCATGTCGCCGTACAAGGAGCTGTCGCAGACCTTGCGCATTCCCGAAACCCGGGTGGTCGAGCAACGATCGAGCCCGCTGGGCCTCGTCAGCGTGGTCGAGAGTCCGCGCATTGCGCTGCGCCACGCGCCGGGACTGAGCCTCAATGCAACGGCCGAGCCGCCGCCGCAACTCGGGGTCTTCATCGACGGCGAAGGTCTCAACGCGCTGACCCGATTCGACGGGCGGCAGGGCAGCCTGGTCCATCTCGACCAGATCAGCTCGGCACTGCCCTACCACCTGCTGCGCCATCCGCGCGTGCTGGTACTGGGTGCCGGCGCCGGAGCCGACGTGCTGCAGGCCTACCATCACGGCGCCAGCCAGATCGATGCGGTGGAGCTCAACCCGCAGGTCGTCGATCTGGTGCGGCGCCGGTTCGCGGACTATGCCGGCGGCATCTATTCGAGAATCGCGCGCGTGCATGTGGCCGAGGCGCGCGGCTTCGTCGCGGCCAGCAAGGAGCGCTACGACCTCATCCACGTGGCGCTGCTCGACTCCTTCAGCGCTTCCTCGGCCGGCCTCTACGCGCTAGCCGAAAACTATCTCTACACGGTCGAAGCCGTGCAGGACGACCTGCGGCATCTGCAGCCCGGCGGCCTGCTGGCGATCACACGCTGGGTCACGCTGCCGCCGCGCGATGCGCTCAAGCTCTTTGCCGCCGCCGCGCTGGCGCTGGAGCGATCGGGCGTCGCCGATCCCGGATCACGGCTCGCCCTGGTGCGCAGCTGGAAGACCACCACGCTGCTCGTCAAGAACGGCGCCTTCGACGGCGCGGACATCGCGGCGATCAAGGCCTTCTGCGCCGCCCGCTCGTTCGATGTGGCTTACTACCCCGGCATGCGGCCGGAGGAGGCGAACCGCTATAACGTGGTCGAAGGTCCCGACCTGTTCGACGGCGCGGTGGCGCTGCTCGGTCCGGGCCGGGAAGCATTCCTGCAGGGCTACAAGTTTCACATTGCCCCGGCCACCGACGACAAGCCGCACTTCTTCCACTTCTTCAAGTGGCGCTCGCTGCCCGAGCTCTTGTCGCTGAAGGGGCAGGGCGGCTTGCCGCTCCTCGAATGGGGCTATCCGGTGCTCGTGGCGACGCTGGTTCAGGCGGTGCTTGCGAGCCTGCTGTTGATCGGCCTGCCGTTGGCATGGGTCACATGGGTAGATGCCCGGCAGGACCACAGCACGCCGCTCACCGAATCGCGCGGCCGCGTCCTC
Coding sequences:
- a CDS encoding spermidine synthase, which translates into the protein MTWTRELARGGPVPPVIGVALISAAALAYEILLMRLFSIILWHHFAYMIISLALLGYGASGAVLTLAQHAVQRHFAPLFSAAAAAFGVSAIGCFVLAQRVPFNPLEILWDPRQPVYLLAVYLLLLLPFLFAGACVCMALSCFRGKVPRIYSFDILGAGAGSLGVVALLFVLSPADTLKLIGALGWAAAAVAWLECRGPRHWRPAALLMVMANLPLLLPPAWVAPVMSPYKELSQTLRIPETRVVEQRSSPLGLVSVVESPRIALRHAPGLSLNATAEPPPQLGVFIDGEGLNALTRFDGRQGSLVHLDQISSALPYHLLRHPRVLVLGAGAGADVLQAYHHGASQIDAVELNPQVVDLVRRRFADYAGGIYSRIARVHVAEARGFVAASKERYDLIHVALLDSFSASSAGLYALAENYLYTVEAVQDDLRHLQPGGLLAITRWVTLPPRDALKLFAAAALALERSGVADPGSRLALVRSWKTTTLLVKNGAFDGADIAAIKAFCAARSFDVAYYPGMRPEEANRYNVVEGPDLFDGAVALLGPGREAFLQGYKFHIAPATDDKPHFFHFFKWRSLPELLSLKGQGGLPLLEWGYPVLVATLVQAVLASLLLIGLPLAWVTWVDARQDHSTPLTESRGRVLVYFLAIGFGFMFIEIAFIQKFVLFLSHPLHAVAVVLSAFLLFAGIGSRVSGRLAEGTRAMRHPAAVAGAICLSAVLCLALLPWLFRHAMGLPDAARILISAALIAPLAFFMGMPFPLGLARVEAINARLIPWAWGINGCASVIGAVLATLFAIHVGFTAVVMAALVLYGVAAATRP